The Chitinimonas arctica region GCGACGATCGAGCGCCGGGCGTGGCTTGGGAAGATACGGTGATCTACGAGCTGCATGTAAAAGGCTTCAGTGCGCGCAATCCCGCCGTGCCGGCCGAACTGCGCGGCAGCTATGCCGGCCTGGCCCATTCCGCCAGCATCGAATGGCTTAGGCAGCTGGGCGTGACCACCGTGGAATTGTTGCCGGTGGCCGCTTGCGCCGACGAAGGCCGGCTGCTGGAACGCGGGCTGGTCAATTACTGGGGCTACAACCCGCTTGCATTGATGGCGGTAGAGGACCGTTATGCGGCCGGCGACGATGCGCTCAACGAGTTCCGGTCGGCCGTGCGCGCCCTTCACGCCGCCGGCATCGAGGTCGTGCTCGACGTGGTGTACAACCATACGGCGGAAGGCGGGGCAGGCGGTCCCAGCTTCAGCCTGCGCGGCTTGGACAATCGCAGCTACTACCGCATGGCGCCGGATGGACGCTACGAAAACTGGACTGGCTGCGGCAATAGCTTGAACGTGGCGGATCCACGCTGCCTGCAATTGGTGCTGGATAGCTTGCGCTTTTGGGTACAGCAGTGCCATGTCGATGGCTTCCGCTTCGATCTGGCGCCCATTCTGGCGCGCGGTTTCGGTGGCGGATTCGAGGCGTGGTCGGCTTTTTTTGCTGCGGTGCAGGCCGATCCCTGCCTGGGCCGGCTCAAGTTGATCGCCGAACCATGGGATCTGGGGCCGGACGGTTATCGCCTGGGCGGCTTTCCGCCCGGCTGGGCCGAGTGGAACGATCTCTACCGCGATTGCATACGCTCGTTCTGGCTCCATCACGGCCCGACCCGCGGCGAATTCGCCCGCCGCCTGACCGGCTCCAGCGACCTGTTCGAGCGACGCGGCCGGCAGCCTTGGTCCAGCATCAATTTCATTACCGCGCACGATGGTTTCAATCTGTTCGACCTGGTCAGCTATAGCCACAAGCACAACGAAGCCAACGGCGAAGACAATCATGACGGGCACGGCAACAACCACAGCTGGAATTGCGGTGTGGAAGGCCCGACCGAGGACGCGGATATACAGTTGATCCGTGGCCGGATGAAGCGCGCGCTGCTGGCGACCCTGCTATTCAGCCAAGGCGTGCCCATGCTGCTGGCGGGCGACGATATCGGCCATACCCAACAGGGCAACAACAACGCCTATTGCCAGGATGCCCCCATCAGCTGGCTGGACTGGTCGGCCGCCGACCAGGTCCAAACCGCCTACATCGCCCAGCTGCTGGCGCTGCGCCGCCGTTATCCCGCCCTGCGCCACGCCCGCTGGTTCAGTGCCGAAGCGCATGGCGGCTATGAGCGGCGCGATGTGGATTGGCGCAATGCCGAGGGGCGGGCGATGACGCCGGCCGACTGGGATGGCCGCGAGCATTTCAGCCTGGCGGTGGAACTGGGCCCCGAAGGTACGCGCGAGCGCTGCCTGTTGCTGTTCAATGCCGAGGCCGGCACCACGGTTTTCCATGTTCGGCCTGGCCGTTGGCTGCGCCTGCTGGACAGTGCGGAGCCGCAAACCGGCGAGGCCTTGTTCCAGCATACGGTGGAAGTGAGCGCCAATTCGGTGTGCTTGCTGGTGCTCGATAGCGGTGGGCGGGTGACCTGGTAGCGTCTGCCGCATTCAAAATGCAAACACCCGGCCAGGCCGGGTGTCGGGTACCGAAAATCGGTTTGAATCAAAGACCAGCTTGCACCAGGGCGAAGATCGGGGAGCCAATGGGCAGGCCGTTGCGCATTGGGGTGGCCAGGTTGCCCACCAGGGTGCCTGCTGCTACGCCGGCCGGGACCGAGATGCCGGTTTGCAGAAGAACCGGGGTACCGCTGGAAACTTCGTAGACATCGTAGGTGGCGGCCTTGGTACGGTTGTTGGTACGAATGTGCAGCTGGCCGTTTTCCTGAACGATATCGGCGACGTAGTAGGGGCGTGCCAGCGGTTCGCCGATAAACAGCCCTTCCGTGGTCCAGCCAACGCTCTTCCAGTAAGCCTCCAGCAAGGAGTCGCCAGCCAGGTAGCGGTTAAGCATGATCGATGGCTTCGGGAACTTCTCGGCGTAGGCGCAAGGTTCGTGCACGGTGCCGAAGCTGCCGGTGGCGCCGGCCTTGATCAGTTCGGTGGCCTTGGTCTGGCCGTTTTCGTTCAGCATGCCGCTGAAGGAAGTCAGCGTATCGGCGAACGCACCTTCGCGGAATTGCACCTGGCCCAGGTTGGCGACGGTGGCGATGCCCAGCTGGTAGCCCAGCACATTATTGACGCCGGCCAGCGAGTTGGCCGAAGTCACGCTGACATTCACCAAGCCGCCGTTTTGCGTTTGCGACAACGTATAGTCGTTGGCGCGTGGCTGGGTACGGGTCTGGTCGGTGGTCTTCAGATACGACACGGTACCGGTCCAGGCCTGGCCATCGCCGTTGCCGGCCCGTGCGACCAGATTCTTGCTGTCGGCGTAGCTGCTGCCGCTCACCAGCAACATGGACAGGCGGCGGCTCAGGGTCGCGCCTTGCTTGGTGTTGTAAGCGGGGTTCGGCAGGGTACGGACGCAGAGGGATTGTGCCCAGTTGATGCTGTTTTCCATGCCATCGGTAAACGCCGAGGTGATGGATTGGTTCTCGACGCGGTAAGGCTTGTTCCAGGCCAGGGCCAAGGCGCGGACATTGGCGGGGATGACCAGGCCGCTGGTGGCGGCGGCGAAGTTGGCACGCGAGACGCTGTTGCTGATCGGCAGGGCCACCCGGACGATATTGGCGAGGGGGATGCCGCGGCGGCTGGCGTACTGGTTGCCCAGGGCGACGGATTCCGGATCGTTGGTGTTGACCACGATGCCGACGGTGGCGGGCACGATGGGCTTGCCGACGGAACGGTCCAGCGGAATGGCGGGGTAGGTCACGCTCTTGTTGTTGCAGCTCCCGTCCGAGTTGGTTTCGGTGCAGCGCACGATGGGTTCGTAAGCGTAAACGCTCAGGCAGGCACCGGAGACGGCAATCAGGGAGAGGGATTTGCAGAAGGCGTTCATTTCGGTGTTCCTCCATAAGCATTAGCTGATGTAGTGCATCCTACCGAAGAATTAGAACATTAGCAAATAATTATTTTTGCATTGGCAACTGTTGCTCGGAGGAAGCCCGCTGCACAGGTACCATTTGGCCCTATCTATCCAGGATCACGCTTCCCATGACTACGATCGCCAGTCCCGCATTTTCCGATCAAAAGCCCGGTACATCAGGCTTGCGCAAGAAAGTGGCGGTGTTCAGGACGCCCCGCTATCTGGAAAATTTCGTCCAGGCCACCTTCAATGCCGTGCCGCAATTGCGCGGCGCCACCCTGGTGTTGGGCGGTGACGGCCGCTTCCACAATGAGGCCGCCACCCAGACCATCCTGAAAATGGCCGCCGCCAACGGCGTGGCTCGCGTGCTGGTTGGGCGAAACGGCCTGCTGTCCACGCCGGCGGCGTCCAACCTGATCCGCCGGCACCGGGCGGCGGGCGGCATCATCCTGTCCGCCTCGCACAATCCCGGCGGGCCGGACGGCGATTTCGGCATCAAGTTCAACGCCGCCAACGGCGGACCGGCGCCCGAGGCGCTGACGGCGGCGATCTACGCCGCGACCTTGGCAATCGGCGAATACCACATCGCCGAAGTGGACGATATCGATCTGGCGCGGCTGGGCGAGTGCGAACTGGCCGGGATGCGGGTGGAGGTGATCGACTCGGTGGCCGACTACGCCAGCCTGATGCAGACCCTGGTGGATTTCGATGCGATCCGCGACTGGCTGAAGGCGGGCCATGGCCTGCGGCTGGATGCCATGCATGCGGTGGGCGGACCCTACGCCATCCGCCTGTTCGAGGATCTATTGGGCGCGCGCCTGGGGAGTGTGCGCAATGCCGCGCCGCAACTCGATTTCGGCGGCGGCCATCCCGATCCCAATCCGGTCTATGCGGCGGAACTGGTGGCCGCCATGCAAGGCGCCGGCGCCCCCGATTTCGCTGCCGCCTTCGATGGCGATGCCGATCGCAATATGATTCTGGGCCGCGACTTCGTGGTGACGCCGTCCGACAGCCTGGCGGTGCTGGCCGCCAATGCCCGCCTGCTGCCGCAGTTCAAGGACGGCTTGGGCGGCGTGGCGCGATCCATGCCCACCTCGCGGGCGGTCGATGCCGTCGCGGCAGCCATGAAATTCGATTGCTATGAAACGCCGACCGGCTGGAAATTCTTCGGCAACCTGCTCGACGCCGGCCGCATCCAGCTATGCGGCGAAGAGAGCTACGGCACCGGTGCCGACCATGTACGCGAGAAGGACGGCGTCTGGGCTGCCCTGGCCTGGCTCAACCTGCTGGCGGTGCGCCGCGAATCGGTGGGTGAAATCGTGCGCGCGCACTGGGCACGTTTTGGCCGGCACTTCTACTCCCGCCACGATTACGAAGGCATCAGCCTGGCCGGCGGCGAAGCCGTCATGGCCGGCCTGCGCGAACAGCTGGGCGGCGTGCGCGGGACCGCCGTGGCGGGCATGGCGGTGACATTGGCGGACGATTTCGCCTATACCGATCCAGTGGATGGCGCGGTGAGCGAGCGGCAGGGCGTACGGGTGGAGTTCGAAGGCGGCGCACGGGCGGTCTTCCGCTTGTCCGGCACCGGCACCGAAGGCGCGACGCTCAGGGTTTACCTGGAACGTTTCAGCGCCGATACCGCCGAACATGGGCAGGCGACCCAGGCCGCGCTGGCGCGGGTCAAGACCGCCGCCGACCAACTGGCGGCCATTACCACGCATACAGGACGGACCGAGGCCGACGTGGTGACCTGAACCTCACCGGCCGACCGGGCGGTTCGCGATCAGCCGCCGGCGAACGAAGGGGGGAAACGAGATGGATGACCTGATCATTGCCCGCCAGTTGCCGCGCCGCAGTATCGCCCTGGTCCTGGCTGGGGGGCGTGGCAGTCGCCTGAAGCAACTGACGGCCACGCGCGCCAAACCGGCGGTGTATTTCGGCGGCAAGTTCCGCATCATCGATTTCGCCCTGTCGAACTGCCTCAATTCCGGCATTCGGCGCATAGGCGTGGTGACCCAGTATAAATCGCACTCCTTGCTGCGCCATTTGCAGCGAGGGTGGGGCATGTTCCGTTCCGAGATGGGCGAGTTCATCGACCTGCTGCCGGCACAACAACGCCTGGACGAGGATACCTGGTACCGCGGCACGGCCGACGCGGTGTACCAGAATCTCGATATCGTGCGCGGCTACCGGCCGGAATACGTGGTGATCCTGGCAGGCGACCATATCTACAAGATGGATTACGCGCGCTTGTTGCTGGACCATGTGCTGCGCATGGACGCCTTGGGCGTGCAGGGCGGTGTGACGGTCGCTTGTATCGAAGTGCCGCGTGAACAGGCCAGCGAGTTCGGGGTGATGGCGGTGGACCCGGCGCGCAAGATCATCGATTTCCTCGAAAAACCGGCCGATCCGCCCGCCATGCCCGGTCGGGAAGATATGTCCCTGGCCAGCATGGGGGTCTATGTATTCGATGCCGAGTACCTGTATCAATTGCTCGAAGCGGACATCCTGCTGGCGCATAGCGAGCACGATTTCGGCAAGAACCTGATCCCGGCCGCGGTGAAGGCCGGCCGCGCCGCCGCGCATCCCTTCAGCTTGTCCTGCGTGTCCAGCTATCCCCATGCCAAGCCCTATTGGCGCGATGTGGGCACCATAGACGCCTATTGGGCGGCCAATCTCGATCTGGCCTCCATTACGCCCGAATTGGATCTGTATGACCATAACTGGCCGATCTGGACCTACCAGGAGCAGTTGCCGCCGGCCAAGTTCGTGCAGGATGCCAGCGGCGAACACCGGGTCTTCAATACGATGATTGCCGGCGGCTGCATCGTATCGGTTTCGCAGGTCAGCAATTCCGTACTCTTCAATCGGGTGCGCATCTTTCCCCATGGCGTGATCGACCAGGCTGTGCTGCTGCCGGATGTGGAAGTGGGCGAAAGCGTCCGCCTGAAAAAGGTCGTGGTGGACCGCGGCTGCAAGCTGCCGGCCGGCCTGGTGGTCGGCGACGACGCCGACTGGGACGCCACCCGCTTTTATCGCAGCGAAAACGGGGTGGTGCTGATCACGCGCGATATGTTGGCCGGGCTGCCACCTTGAGTACGGCGATGATTTCCCTGCCCAAGGTGCTGCATATCGCAGCGGAGTGCTATCCCTTGCTGAAAACCGGTGGACTGGCCGATGTGGTCGGTGCCTTGCCGGCGGCGCAGCGCGCACTGGGCGCCGATGCGAGGATATTGCTGCCAGGGTTTCCGGCTATCCGTGCCGGTATGCGGGACGCCAAGCCCGTGGCCGGCTTCGGTGCCCAATTCGGGGCCGCAGCGGTCAACCTTTGGTATGCCCGGCTTGCCGATGGCGTGCCGGTCTACATGGTGGAAGCGCCCGGCCTGTACGACCGTGGCGGCAATCCCTACGCCGACGGCAACCAGCATCCCTATGGGGATAACCACCGCCGTTTCGCGCTGCTGGGCTGGGTGGCCGCGCAACTGGCCGATGGCTATCTGGCGGACTGGCGGCCGGAGGTGCTACATAGCCACGATTGGCATGCCGGCCTGGCCTCGGCCTACCTGTGCCAGTTGGCGGCTCAGCGAGGCCGCAAGCTGGCGACAAGCATATTCACGGTACACAATCTGGCGTATCAGGGCTTATTCCCGGCCGAAGTTTTTGGGGAGTTGGGACTGCCGGCCGATTTCTTCCAGATCGATGGCCTGGAATTCCACGGCCAGCTGTCTTTTATCAAGGCCGGTCTCCACTACAGCGACCGGATCGCTACCGTCAGCCCCAGCTACGCCGGCGAAATTCAGACCACGGAACATGGTTGCGGCCTGGACGGCTTATTGCGGCAGCGTAGTGCGCGGTTGGCCGGCATCCTCAATGGGGTGGACGAGGCCCTATGGAACCCGGCCGATGACCCGGCCTTGGCGGCGCCCTTCGATGCGGACAGGCCGTCCGGCAAGCAGCAGTGCAAGTGCGCTTTGCAGGTCGAATTGGGATTGAACGTCGCGGTGGCCACGCCGATGTTTGGCGTGATCAGCCGGCTGACCGAGCAGAAGGGCCTGCACCTGGCGCTTGCCGGCGCGCAGGCCCTGCTGGCCCAGGGTGGCCAACTGGTGGTGCTGGGCAATGGCGAAGCGGCGCTGGAAGCCGGTTTCCAGCAACTGGCAAGCCGCTACCCGGGCCAAGTCGCCGTGAGCCTGGCCTTCGACGAGACCCTGTCGCACCGTATCTTTGCCGGCTGCGACGTGGTGCTGGTCCCTTCGCGCTTCGAACCCTGCGGCCTGACCCAGATGTATGGCATGCGCTATGGCGCGCTACCGCTGGCGCGCCGCACCGGCGGCCTGGCCGATACGGTGCGCGATTGCTCGCTGGAAAACCTGGCCGACGGCAGTGCGAACGGCTTCGTCTTCGAGCGCTTCGAGCAGCCCGACTTCGACGCGGCCGTACGCCGTGCCTATACCCTCTACGCCGAGCCGCCGCGCTGGCAGGCCGTGCAACAACAGGCCATGCGGCGGCATTTTGGCTGGAGCGGGCCGGCGGGGGCTTATCTGGATCTTTATCGGGTAGCGGGCTAGGCGGTATTTGTTCCCAGCCATTTTGCAAGAAATGTACCGGTTTGTATCAATGTGCATCGCGTTCGGTCTCAAGATCAATGCCCCCTACCTCTCGGCCAATCTCGGCAAACGGATGTTCCCCGCGGGCACGAATGCGGGGTATTGCTGGGTGGTGAGCCACCGCTTGAGTACGTGCAATATTTCAGTGCGTCCCCAGCAGGAATCAAGCACTCGATATATGCTTAGCTACCCGCATTTCCTTATGCGCATCGTCTTTGCCGATTGCGTTGAAAGATTCTTGAAGTAGCGCCGCTTCTGCTTGCTGTGCTGCGCTGATTTTACCGCCGGCTTCCTTTGGTTTTGGCGTAACGATAAATGTACCTCGATCGTACGGACTATTTCCGTAAGCTAATCTTTTGCTTCCATCGTTTATCAGGTAGAGCAGATCGTCGAGGGGCGTTGGGAAGTTGGCCGGCGTAGGAGAACTCTGGAGCATTCTCGGCGCAGTAGCATCCCGGCGCTTTTGACTGGTAATTTTAGCTAGACGAATTGGGGCGTCGAGTAGCGCATTTTCTTTTTGAATGATTTCGTCAATGCCTGACAGTTCCCCTTCGCCAGGCTTGTAAGCAATGGTGTATTTGTTGCCATTTTCGAATGTTACGTCACGGCTCATCGGCGTCCTCGTCAGCGAGTGGAGGGTCCGTTCGTTAGTTTTGGTATGTGACGGGCTGATTTGGTGGAGGACGCTCTCGATTGTGTCCGCGTCACGATTCGAGAAGCCCTCCTTGGGTATTATTTTGATATTGGATATGATTTTCTTTTTTTCCGCTCTTTCCAATGTGGCCTGAAGCTGTTTGTTGATGGCTTTCAGGTGGGTGATGGTCATTTCGTCGGCTTCGCGTTCATTTTCTAGCCTCCTGATCTCCGCTTTTTCGTTAGGCATTACTTTTAATAATTCACACTCTCGATCTATCGCGGCAATGTTGTTTTTACGCGCCTCGATCGATTTCAGATTGTTCTCTATTTTTTCGGTGAGAGCTGCATGTTCCTCGCTCCTTAAGAAGTTACGGTAAGACCATCCAAATGGCGAATTTGGGACCGTGTAGATTTGTTTCTCGCCAGCTGCCTTGATCGGGGTATCGGTGCCCGCACCCTGGATGGCTTCCGGGGCGTTGGCTGGCGTCGAGTCGGCCTTGGTGATGGCGTAAGGCTGTGCAGACTTGGCCGACTGTGGATTGTCGGAGAAGTTGAATGGCGTAATTGTTACGCTGTTGGAAGTTATTAACTCAACGCTGAAGACAACACTGCTGTTGCTGGGTGTGGTCCAGAGACCTTGAGCGGGCGAGTTGGTTGAATTATCAATCGGAGCAGATTGATTTTGCACTGGAGCATTTGGGCGAAGGGTGGTGGGGGAGTTCATTCGTGATAAATCTTCCATATATAATTACAAACACGCAACGGACTTAACCAAATTATTCATACTTAACTATCGAATTAAGTAGGACGACTCTATTTTAAGCGGGCGCTGCAGCTAAGCGCTTTCGATAAATGGGCGATTATTTCGAAAAACCACCGCGAAACTGCTCCGCCCGCTGCCCTTCTTGATATAAAAGCGTTTCGCCGAAAAGCGGCAGAGTGCGCAGCTGGCCGGAGTGACCCGGCCTTGATAGGAAGATGG contains the following coding sequences:
- the glgX gene encoding glycogen debranching protein GlgX, which translates into the protein MPLALGLRPGDPFRLGSHWDGGGVNFAVYALNADMVELCLFDPSGQRELARLPLPGVHAGVWHGYLAEAEPGLIYGFRAHGLWAPSRGYRYNPAKLLLDPYARRLHGRYDGQSDFRDHLQGNPSLSDPHDNAGHAVKAVVDSDEYGTFCFDWGDDRAPGVAWEDTVIYELHVKGFSARNPAVPAELRGSYAGLAHSASIEWLRQLGVTTVELLPVAACADEGRLLERGLVNYWGYNPLALMAVEDRYAAGDDALNEFRSAVRALHAAGIEVVLDVVYNHTAEGGAGGPSFSLRGLDNRSYYRMAPDGRYENWTGCGNSLNVADPRCLQLVLDSLRFWVQQCHVDGFRFDLAPILARGFGGGFEAWSAFFAAVQADPCLGRLKLIAEPWDLGPDGYRLGGFPPGWAEWNDLYRDCIRSFWLHHGPTRGEFARRLTGSSDLFERRGRQPWSSINFITAHDGFNLFDLVSYSHKHNEANGEDNHDGHGNNHSWNCGVEGPTEDADIQLIRGRMKRALLATLLFSQGVPMLLAGDDIGHTQQGNNNAYCQDAPISWLDWSAADQVQTAYIAQLLALRRRYPALRHARWFSAEAHGGYERRDVDWRNAEGRAMTPADWDGREHFSLAVELGPEGTRERCLLLFNAEAGTTVFHVRPGRWLRLLDSAEPQTGEALFQHTVEVSANSVCLLVLDSGGRVTW
- the glgC gene encoding glucose-1-phosphate adenylyltransferase, which gives rise to MDDLIIARQLPRRSIALVLAGGRGSRLKQLTATRAKPAVYFGGKFRIIDFALSNCLNSGIRRIGVVTQYKSHSLLRHLQRGWGMFRSEMGEFIDLLPAQQRLDEDTWYRGTADAVYQNLDIVRGYRPEYVVILAGDHIYKMDYARLLLDHVLRMDALGVQGGVTVACIEVPREQASEFGVMAVDPARKIIDFLEKPADPPAMPGREDMSLASMGVYVFDAEYLYQLLEADILLAHSEHDFGKNLIPAAVKAGRAAAHPFSLSCVSSYPHAKPYWRDVGTIDAYWAANLDLASITPELDLYDHNWPIWTYQEQLPPAKFVQDASGEHRVFNTMIAGGCIVSVSQVSNSVLFNRVRIFPHGVIDQAVLLPDVEVGESVRLKKVVVDRGCKLPAGLVVGDDADWDATRFYRSENGVVLITRDMLAGLPP
- a CDS encoding alpha-D-glucose phosphate-specific phosphoglucomutase — translated: MTTIASPAFSDQKPGTSGLRKKVAVFRTPRYLENFVQATFNAVPQLRGATLVLGGDGRFHNEAATQTILKMAAANGVARVLVGRNGLLSTPAASNLIRRHRAAGGIILSASHNPGGPDGDFGIKFNAANGGPAPEALTAAIYAATLAIGEYHIAEVDDIDLARLGECELAGMRVEVIDSVADYASLMQTLVDFDAIRDWLKAGHGLRLDAMHAVGGPYAIRLFEDLLGARLGSVRNAAPQLDFGGGHPDPNPVYAAELVAAMQGAGAPDFAAAFDGDADRNMILGRDFVVTPSDSLAVLAANARLLPQFKDGLGGVARSMPTSRAVDAVAAAMKFDCYETPTGWKFFGNLLDAGRIQLCGEESYGTGADHVREKDGVWAALAWLNLLAVRRESVGEIVRAHWARFGRHFYSRHDYEGISLAGGEAVMAGLREQLGGVRGTAVAGMAVTLADDFAYTDPVDGAVSERQGVRVEFEGGARAVFRLSGTGTEGATLRVYLERFSADTAEHGQATQAALARVKTAADQLAAITTHTGRTEADVVT
- a CDS encoding TIGR03790 family protein; translated protein: MNAFCKSLSLIAVSGACLSVYAYEPIVRCTETNSDGSCNNKSVTYPAIPLDRSVGKPIVPATVGIVVNTNDPESVALGNQYASRRGIPLANIVRVALPISNSVSRANFAAATSGLVIPANVRALALAWNKPYRVENQSITSAFTDGMENSINWAQSLCVRTLPNPAYNTKQGATLSRRLSMLLVSGSSYADSKNLVARAGNGDGQAWTGTVSYLKTTDQTRTQPRANDYTLSQTQNGGLVNVSVTSANSLAGVNNVLGYQLGIATVANLGQVQFREGAFADTLTSFSGMLNENGQTKATELIKAGATGSFGTVHEPCAYAEKFPKPSIMLNRYLAGDSLLEAYWKSVGWTTEGLFIGEPLARPYYVADIVQENGQLHIRTNNRTKAATYDVYEVSSGTPVLLQTGISVPAGVAAGTLVGNLATPMRNGLPIGSPIFALVQAGL
- the glgA gene encoding glycogen synthase GlgA: MISLPKVLHIAAECYPLLKTGGLADVVGALPAAQRALGADARILLPGFPAIRAGMRDAKPVAGFGAQFGAAAVNLWYARLADGVPVYMVEAPGLYDRGGNPYADGNQHPYGDNHRRFALLGWVAAQLADGYLADWRPEVLHSHDWHAGLASAYLCQLAAQRGRKLATSIFTVHNLAYQGLFPAEVFGELGLPADFFQIDGLEFHGQLSFIKAGLHYSDRIATVSPSYAGEIQTTEHGCGLDGLLRQRSARLAGILNGVDEALWNPADDPALAAPFDADRPSGKQQCKCALQVELGLNVAVATPMFGVISRLTEQKGLHLALAGAQALLAQGGQLVVLGNGEAALEAGFQQLASRYPGQVAVSLAFDETLSHRIFAGCDVVLVPSRFEPCGLTQMYGMRYGALPLARRTGGLADTVRDCSLENLADGSANGFVFERFEQPDFDAAVRRAYTLYAEPPRWQAVQQQAMRRHFGWSGPAGAYLDLYRVAG